One region of Alosa alosa isolate M-15738 ecotype Scorff River chromosome 1, AALO_Geno_1.1, whole genome shotgun sequence genomic DNA includes:
- the blvra gene encoding biliverdin reductase A, producing the protein MFGVVVVGIGIAGRVRIRDLLAPLPSSAAEKMSVKGFVSRRTLGEEQGVKQISLEEAAEREDIQVAMVCTENTSHEDHIRRFLEAGKHVSVEYPMTINYKAAAELHDLAQQKGLILHEEHIELFTPDFKQLKKDVAGKTLEEGFLHFTGGPLKADFGFPAFSGISRLTWLVDLFGELSVSSATMVEDKEKNYMKMTAQLQTQEQKSITWVEERGPNLPRAKSINFRFDSCSMTELPNAPREPVGLFMQDMVLLGQKLSGQLPPDQLQAEQKRVLHCLQLADTIQRLSQARA; encoded by the exons ATGTTTGGCGTAGTGGTCGTGGGCATTGGGATTGCGGGCCGGGTGAGAATCCGTGACCTGCTGGCTCCACTGCCCTCCAGCGCGGCAGAGAAGATGAGCGTGAAGGGATTTGTCTCCAG GAGAACCCTGGGGGAGGAACAGGGCGTGAAGCAGATCTCACTGGAGGAGGCAGCGGAAAGAGAGGACATCCAGGTGGCCATGGTGTGCACAGAGAACACGTCCCACGAGGATCACATCAG GAGGTTTCTGGAGGCAGGGAAGCACGTGTCTGTGGAGTACCCCATGACCATTAACTACAAAGCCGCAGCTGAACTCCATGACCTCGCCCAGCAGAAAG GTTTGATCCTGCACGAGGAGCATATTGAGCTGTTCACTCCGGACTTTAAGCAGCTGAAGAAGGACGTGGCTGGGAAGACACTGGAGGAGGGTTTTCTACACTTCACAG GGGGTCCTCTGAAGGCCGACTTTGGCTTCCCTGCCTTCAGCGGCATCTCCCGCCTCACCTGGCTGGTGGACCTGTTTGGCGAGCTGAGCGTCAGCTCCGCCACCATGGTGGAGGACAAGGAGAAGAACTACATGAAGATGACCGCGCAGCTACAGACCCAGGAGCAAAA GTCCATCACCTGGGTCGAGGAGCGTGGGCCGAACCTCCCGCGGGCGAAGAGCATCAACTTCCGCTTTGACTCGTGTTCCATGACAGAGCTCCCGAACGCCCCCAGGGAGCCTGTGGGCCTCTTCATGCAGGACATGGTGCTCCTCGGCCAGAAGCTCTCTGGCCAGCTGCCCCCTGACCAGCTCCAGGCCGAGCAGAAACGGGTCCTCCACTGCCTACAGCTGGCAGACACCATCCAGAGGCTCAGCCAGGCCAGGGCTTGA